The genomic segment AATCTCGACGACATAGCCCCTGAGTGAAGGTGTCCTGTTTGCAAGATCTACCGATGAACTTTTCTTCTGCTGTAGCCTTCTTCTTGCAATGTATCCTCTTGCCCATGGAGTTACATCCTCGCTGATCTTGATCATCATCAAGAAAATGATCCGGTAGATGACTATCATGCTGAAGAGGGCTGCAAGGTCCCACCATTTTGACCGGTTGACGTCGATCTGAAAGACATTCTCAAGTATGTATTCTCCCGGAATCTTTGGGAGGTCTGGTGTTTGATTGTCAAATATGAGACCCTTCAAGTCATTTTGATACTGACCCTGTTTGACAAAGTGAAGGTATCACTATCGGAAAAATGGATGAATGCATTCAATGCTAGGATGGGCATCGCCATCTTCTCTTTACCTGTAGTGCCCAGTAGTGGAAACTGATGTATGACATGGGATATCGCCAGAAGGGCTTTGGGATGTCGTTAGGGAGTCGAAAGTAGCCTGAAACAAGCATGAATATTCCCTGTTGAAGGTGAAATCATGAGATGAGTCCATAGTTAAAGAATGCAGAATCATGTGACTGTCAATCAGATGAGAAGCAACAGGAAGCATGATTGTTTCTGATGAAGTATAGCTCTTCAGAACGataatatattttgatttcaGGATAAGCCAGCACGCATTATCTACTTCCAATTCCTGAAGTGTGCCTTGAAATCTGCTGCCTTTCCTAGCTTGGTCTTGACTAACAAAACTTATATCTGAAGATTGATGAACTGAACAATTATATGAAGATTTTGGTTTATGCTGATTCATAATTCTTGGCTTGTCATTCACCACATAGAAATTCTGCAttagattcatgtgcagaaaacttATATGGTTTCAACCTTTGTTGTGATTCTAAAGGTAGGCAATTCACTGGACAAAAGAACAAGAACCAAGTAAGCTTGCAGGAATCGAATAGATGTCGGTTACCTGAATTCCAGCTCCTATGATGATGCCCATGAGGAAATTTGGCACTACACTGGCTATGGCCATCATCAAACTCTCGACCACCGTCACACTGGCGTAGAGGTTCAACACGAAGAACAGGTAATGCATGAAGCCCGGATGAAGGCGTACCATAAAATAGCAGAGAGTTCCTGAGACCATGGTTATCGTGATCAGAAAAGGCATTGCTGAGAGTGTATTGCTGATGACAAATGCTACGACACCGTAATGCCCGTTAAGCCTCTCTCTTTGGAAAACCTGCATGAGGATGACAGCGTCATGCAGTTGAACTAAATTGTTAACCCGATTAACAATTAAAGCAGACCTTCATGTCTTCCACAAACGATGGGAATCCTCCAATAGACATGAATGTGACGAAGCCGAAGACAAATGATGCACATGCACCCCTGGCCTGTAATCGAATATAATGGCAACAGGTTAGAATACTAAATTCAAGGCTAACGATCTGAAATCTTTTGTTCATTGGACTTTATCCATTTAGTTATCTTCAGTACATCTAACATAAACCTAGAAGATTATTGATCACGGCAAGTTGTTAGCTAGAAATGAATGTGCTCAGGTGGAAGGATGTGAACAGAGTACCAGTATGGATGTGTATCCAGTTCCAACATTCAAGTAGATAGTTCCAATACAGATGGTcacaacaatgtagatcagtagcCTCAGCCAGTAATAGCCAAAATCCCTGGACATGTTGACGAACGATCGCTTTGTTAAGGTGAAGGCCTGCATCAAGAAGCTAGCTTGACTGCCTCCTGAATCCAGCACCGTTCCTTTCTGCAATATTCGCTGTTCGTGAGCTCTGTCTAAGGAATGGATAAAGATTCTGATGAGGAAAATTAGAACTTACTACTCGGGAGATCTCATCCACTTTCTCTCTTGCTGTGTAATTATACTGGGAACGACTGTAGAACTCAGTCAGCCTTCTGATAGCTTCAGATGTTGTCATTCTTTCCAGGGGATCATCACTCCTTTCAAGCTGTGGAAGATACAAGCGGCATAAATTTCCTTCTTACCGTAGCAGACACTACTGGAAGAATGGAAGAAATTGATATCATCATACCCTTGTTTTCAATGATCCCTTTAGAGTAGCTTTCACCTTATCGAAATCCGCGTTTATGCACCTGAGGAAATGGTCTGATGGATTCCTTAGAGGTGGGCACGGAAAGCCAGCTTGTGCAAAGAACTGTGGATAAGAAGAAAGATCAGAGTACAGATATGACTGTGTGGTGAAAGAAACAAGAGAGGGGTCTCTTTCTCTCCCTTGATGATCAAAACCACGGATAGTTTACCTCACATGCCTCAGAAGCCCGTCCAAAGTAAACAGTTTTGCCCCCTGAGAGCAGATAGAGGCGATCAAATAGTTCGAAGACCTCACTGCTGGGTTGGTGAACGGAGGCAATCACAGTCCTACCATCCCTCGACAGACCTCGCAGTGTTTGTGTCACAAAGAAGGCCGAAGCGCTGCATGATGCGATCATATGGTCAAGTTAGATATATCCTCATGAAATCAGGAAAAGATATTGAGTTCTTGCTCTTAAACCGAGATTACTTTTATGCTGACTATAGATATCTACGTAGCAAGTTAGAGTGTACAATTCACCTGTCAAGGCCACTTGTGGGCTCATCAAGGAAGAGCAATCTGGGTCTCATGAGGATCTCAAGACCAATGCTGACTCTCCTCTTCTCCCCACCACTTATCCCACGTAGATGCCAATTGCCGATGACTGTGTCTGCGCAATCTTGGAGACCCATCTCCATTATCGTACCTTCGACCAAAGCTCGCTTCTCTTCCCGTGGCATCTTGTCGGGCAGGCGGAGGCGAGCAGAGTACGAGATCATCTCCCTCACCGTCAAAGTGCCGATCAAAGTGTCGTCTTGTGTTACATATGCCTGAGACGGAGAAGTTCAATTACATGTAACAGTACACAGTCGTACACAAAGTTTTCAGTATAACGAACACGATTATCGATTTGATCCTCAAAAACAATCTTTGCTGCCAGCTACCAAAATTTCGTGAtaacaagaaagaaaattacCTTCTCAGACAAACTGGTACTGATAGACAAAAGAAAACTGATATCATGAACACATGATTAACCATCACAAATCTTTGAACTGAATCGAGACGAGAGAAGGTCgggaagaggaggaagccgagTGGATGAAGAGACTTACTGCGGTTCCGAAGGACAGCTTGGTCTTGCGGCCATTGAGGAGGATGGTCCCGGAGAGGAACGCGTTGGTGGCGAGCCGGCTAGCGAGAGCATCGAGCAAAGTCGACTTTCCCGATCCCGATGGCCCCATGAGCGCCGTCAGGGTCCCTGGCTCGGCGTACCCGGTTAGGCCCTCCAAGACCCTGTGCGTCTCCCCGTTGCTGAGGGTCACAGTCACCGTCAAGTCCTTCCAGGTGAGCCGCGCCGACACGTCCCCGATGAGCTCCGTGTTCGTTTTCTCCTTCCACAGGGTCTCACTCAATGGACTGAGGCCCCCGACCACTATGCCGTTCCCCGACGGCTTGTTGGCCTCTATCTCCACCATCACCTGCCCCGCTGAGCTCCTCACGTCCACTGCCTTCATGTTGTTGCACCCCGGAGAGAGAAGAGATGGCACGCCCACAGGTTACAACAAGAGCGGGCTGCTAGCTCATGTATGTCATGCGTGCTTGAGGTGAGGACGAGGGAGATTTAAAGCTGGAAGAAGCGTTAGTAGTTGGGAAGGAGGAGAAAGGTATGCGTGTGGAAGTTTGGAGGAGGGAGAGGTGTGAACTTGGATCAAGGCACGCAGAAAGAGCCTCCGCGTTGTGTTTTGGTGTGACTTTGGAGGTGCCAAGCAGATCACAACCGCATGCTCAGCtgcttacctctctctctctctctctctctctctctctctctctcaaccatcCTAAGAATTTAATCCCTCGGCCATCCTTAGAATTCAAGTAGAACTGCTGGACCAACAGTGGCATAAATAAAATGTGCAGGAAGATGATGGCACGATCACTGTAGCTGCAGCTATTGCACATCTTCTGCGGTTTGGTGTAGTGAGAGGATGATGCATTAATTTGGACAGCTGGTTGTTGTGGTGCAATAAATACAGCGGCAGCCTCAATCCCCTTCCTCTCCCCGTTTCATGCCACAGTAGTAGACAAGAATTAGCTAGTGGTTGGAAAGAAGCCCACATTAAATTTTGAGACCTAAGGCAGCAACTATGATTTGAATCCTGTGTCAAATGCTACCTGGCTTTGGAGAATATTCTCAAACAAAAGTCTCGTCTTAGGATAACATCAATATAAAACTACTGTTAGTTCCTTCACCTCTTTGCTCAAACCAAAGTACTTTGTTTGCCCTCACTTTTCTTTCTATCACTCAGCATTGCTTCCATTTTTGAGATGAAAATAGAAACATGTATGACAAGTAGAAATCCCTGTTAATCAATTGTTTAGTCATGACCATGGAGGATTGATTTGATGTGTTTTTTGGTTTCGATTAATTAAGTTGTCATAGTGTTTTGTCCAGTGACAAACACAATTTCTTTGTTAGTTTGTGTTGCATGTTCTTACAATAATTAGTAATAATGGCCAGTGAGTTGAAAGGCTCGTAATTATTATAGAAATTATGATGGCATGAGGGTGTTGTACTTTTATTTTAATATCAAGATAGGCTcttgatattaaaataaaatatcatatatcaataataaaatgatatatcaGAAAGTAGAAAAAATATGTTGTATAGATAGTTAAGTCATCAGAAGTTATGTTAATGTTTTCAAACAATACTTATATGGtaattatcatattcataataaTTATACTAATGAGAATATCCTATTTTCCTTATAATGATCTCAAACAAACCATTATAATAAGATGATTTTGAAGTACTTATCATCATACACTATTCTAACTTGAGCTTATAGAATCAACGACATGATCAAGATGTATTAAGCTTATGTAAACTCTACCTTGATGgaaatttcatgtatcaaactACCCAAATGTCTTAACTATCAGGGAAAATGGCATTAAGTGCATCTGCCTATAGTTGGTTAATGACATGACAATGACCTTTTGGATTAGTTAGGCCGGCAAGCTTAGTTTCGGTATGCAAATCTTCGGTATGAAGAAAAGTATGTACATGTCTAATTAGGACTTTTGATTTAACTTAATTAGTTGCTTGTGACAGACATTTTTGAGGCGGCTTGATTGATGACTTTTctatatattaaaagaaataCTTAAATTATTTAGGGAATTATGCTATATTTGATCTTAACAAGAGGtgtaaatgtaaaaaaaaattgattatcttattattatacgtaaaattttaatattataaattaaaatcaaataataatatatcatatttaCGATACATAACTTTCAATGCAAAGTCTTCATCtgatcttctttttatttttcacaaAAGTAATGAattaaagattaaaaatatatataatctcaatAACTAATGTATTATCCTTATAAGGTTCTATTTTTTTATGGACGAGAGCAGAAGGTATACAGTGATAATTCAGAGAgtatttctcatcaagataatctcttaaaaaatctcattataattagattttctttgatctataattattattaaaatttaattagaacTATAATATATATTACTAAATTAGATAGAATCACGtaatctaataataaaaatatcataaaatatttcttaaaCCGAGAAAAATTTCCTCAAATCCATTGCTAGGGAGATTTTTCGATGCAAAATTATtatttcctttttattattttaaaattatttttataggtaCCTTAcaacatattaaaaattatatgcaCGTACCTCTAAATTTggggctctttttttttttttggtcactgATCTCTTTCAGCCAAGCCAATGTGACATGGATGCTTTTATGCAGGTATGGATAGAAGCATCCATGTCACATTAATTGAACTCGAGCACATACATTATTGATATACCCACCATTCTCCCAGGTAAATTAGTACTATTGGATCATATTGTCTATGCCTGATGCCACCTGATGAGAACGTGATGACATAAATGTGGCCACCGGTTTTAACCTTTCCAACTCGTACATAATTACACACATTAAGTGCCTCTCCATCGTATAATATTGATAGGGTACATTCCGGTAACCTGTCCTCCAACCACTTTCGCTTGAGCACAGTACCATCCCGTAAAAATAGGACGACGCAGCCCGAGCATAGCGCTACCCCGCAAAAGTTGGGATGACACCGCTCGAGCACAGTGCTACCCCGCAAAAGCCACGATTGCACCACCCAAGCACGGTACCATCCCATAAAAGTTGGGTCTGCAACCATAAATATGATAGGTACGGGCGGTCTTAGGGAGGGGGGGAGGGGAGATATATAAAAAGCCTCTAGCAAGGCCAGGAGAGGGAGGAGATTTTTGCCACTTAGATCTTCAGAGGGGTTGAAGTCGGGAGTCCCTTCCCGACCCCGACTTGTGTGCAAGGACCAAAGGCCAAGAAGTAGGCGGTCGACCCGATGGAGTCTATGACTTTGAAGCCAGAGCCAAAACTGGACCTCGTCAGACTACGATCCTCACCGACCAAACGATGAGATCCTGCGCACCCGGGATTGAACTAAGTCATGCCCCACCAAATGTGTTCAAGAAATCTGATGGTAATtacgaagaaaaaaaaatcaaacgttAATGAGTTGGCTGACACATTgtataaaataaattatgattaGAAAGAGGAGACTGACCAGAGTTTTGATCGAAGACTGAAACCTCCAAAAGTCAAACTTTTATGAAAGGATTAAATATGTTTAGAAGCTTTAATATCTTCTCACACGCAAGCTAATTTGGGTTTGACCTGTGAACAAGATTCGATTGCATGGTAGGTGTAAACCTATATGAAGAAATGAGTATTGGGCAAATACTTAATTGTacattaagaaaaatatatttaatgtATTTATAAATGTTAACAAAGAgtgggaaataatattttttaataataataaaaaagaatttaatgcattacaaaaaaataatccAATTTAGTCGGTCGATGTCACACTTTATAATGCAACAATGACAATTTTGGCTTTTTCATAACTACTTTGGAGCATATCGTTCTGTCTTTAAGAGGGACTGAACAATGAACATCGACAATGCAATTATGATCCTTTAATTGCAGAACGACGAACAGCTATATCCAATTGGCCAAGAaaattaaaagaagaagaaagaacagtATCTTAATCTCCTCTTCTCTGTCCTCTTTCCCTACGATTCCTTTCGTCTTCCAAAATTACTAATTTTACAAAGTTAGACACCATTAGAATTACTAATTACTATTAATTAATAATGGTAGttaaaataatcatcataatgaatAAAGCACTTTTTAAACTCTATATATAGTGTACTAAACAATCCCAGTTTATATAAACAAATTATTATGATTTCTTTCGTTGTTCCTCGTTTGTTTTCATTTTCAATTGTATTATTTTACTTTTGTTTGTGTTGTTCGATTCACAGTGGTCAATTTTAAATCAATAATTATGCTCGTGAGATAAATAACACAATTGAACCTTGAATGAAAGTATCTATTGATTCTTATAAATGGGAACGAGATTTCACACCATAATATTTGTCCATTCTTATCATTTAAATTATTGTTttaatattcattttttttattgtaattt from the Musa acuminata AAA Group cultivar baxijiao unplaced genomic scaffold, Cavendish_Baxijiao_AAA HiC_scaffold_481, whole genome shotgun sequence genome contains:
- the LOC103984607 gene encoding ABC transporter G family member 11-like, with translation MKAVDVRSSAGQVMVEIEANKPSGNGIVVGGLSPLSETLWKEKTNTELIGDVSARLTWKDLTVTVTLSNGETHRVLEGLTGYAEPGTLTALMGPSGSGKSTLLDALASRLATNAFLSGTILLNGRKTKLSFGTAAYVTQDDTLIGTLTVREMISYSARLRLPDKMPREEKRALVEGTIMEMGLQDCADTVIGNWHLRGISGGEKRRVSIGLEILMRPRLLFLDEPTSGLDSASAFFVTQTLRGLSRDGRTVIASVHQPSSEVFELFDRLYLLSGGKTVYFGRASEACEFFAQAGFPCPPLRNPSDHFLRCINADFDKVKATLKGSLKTRLERSDDPLERMTTSEAIRRLTEFYSRSQYNYTAREKVDEISRVKGTVLDSGGSQASFLMQAFTLTKRSFVNMSRDFGYYWLRLLIYIVVTICIGTIYLNVGTGYTSILARGACASFVFGFVTFMSIGGFPSFVEDMKVFQRERLNGHYGVVAFVISNTLSAMPFLITITMVSGTLCYFMVRLHPGFMHYLFFVLNLYASVTVVESLMMAIASVVPNFLMGIIIGAGIQGIFMLVSGYFRLPNDIPKPFWRYPMSYISFHYWALQGQYQNDLKGLIFDNQTPDLPKIPGEYILENVFQIDVNRSKWWDLAALFSMIVIYRIIFLMMIKISEDVTPWARGYIARRRLQQKKSSSVDLANRTPSLRGYVVEIESSSTSSS